A window of Lytechinus variegatus isolate NC3 chromosome 15, Lvar_3.0, whole genome shotgun sequence contains these coding sequences:
- the LOC121428614 gene encoding uncharacterized protein LOC121428614 isoform X2 yields the protein MVSYSIPVYIYVHPTWNGQFITMAAPRRLRMALLEHELAQARFQYNLVLAALLEEAERERQRAGRRIRRWWVREWILRRPRFGQYETLMRELEAEHAAYFKSYLRMEPQMFYELLDRVGPRIAKTTTHRTPLDPGLKLAITLRFLATGSSYHDLAFAFRVPHNTISLFVPEVCQAIYDEYEDEM from the exons ATGGTCAGCTATTCCatacctgtatatatatatgtccaccCTACCTGGAATGGTCAGTTCATCACTATGGCTGCACCGAGAAGACTACGAATGGCGTTGTTAGAACACGAGCTAGCTCAGGCGAGGTTCCAGTACAACTTGGTCCTGGCAGCACTGCTCGAAGAAGCCGAGAGGGAGCGACAGAGGGCCGGCAGAAGAATAAGACGTTGGTGGGTGCGCGAGTGGATCCTACGCAGACCTCGTTTCGGCCAGTATGAGACGCTCATGAGGGAACTCGAGGCCGAGCACGCTGCCTACTTCAAATCCTACCTCCGCATGGAGCCACAGATGTTCTATGAGTTGCTTGACCGAGTTGGCCCCCGCATTGCCAAGACCACAAC GCATCGAACCCCCTTGGATCCTGGGCTGAAGCTGGCGATCACCTTGAGGTTCTTGGCGACCGGAAGCAGCTATCATGATCTGGCGTTCGCGTTTCGTGTCCCACACAACACCATCTCTCTGTTCGTCCCCGAGGTCTGTCAGGCCATCTACGACGAATACGAGGACGAGATGTGA
- the LOC121428612 gene encoding sulfotransferase 1C4-like isoform X2 — translation MAEERYIPPIAFEHQYKGIWYPGVVLDSSIDRMRTFQVREDDIWIVTYPKAGTHWMMEIIGLILSNGYPDKIDRSLYSSAIEMIRVNQKIPRSKEEEQEHPIDWSPFMDVIDRAPSPRVLLTHLNYDLLPQDLLKAKVVYVARNPKDIVLSWFDFAGKNPALPLTMDKAITKMMNDEVHWGPWPQHVRQFWELRDHENVTFVLYEDLKKEPAKHIQTIASSIGRPLSEEVLDRVVKFSHIDAHRETFKKMAESGQGGLVKGSGPAGTFKFINKERSL, via the exons ATGGCTGAAGAAAGGTATATTCCGCCTATTGCTTTTGAGCACCAGTATAAAGGTATATGGTACCCCGGTGTCGTACTAGACTCGAGTATTGATCGGATGAGAACCTTTCAAGTACGCGAAGATGATATCTGGATTGTGACCTATCCTAAAGCAG GAACTCATTGGATGATGGAGATTATTGGCTTAATACTCAGCAACGGGTATCCAGATAAAATAGATCGGTCGCTCTACTCCTCCGCGATAGAAATGATTCGCGTAAATCAAAAAATTCCACGTTCGAAGGAAGAGGAACAGGAGCATCCGATAGATTGGTCACCATTCATGGATGTAATCGATAGGGCGCCCTCACCGAGGGTTCTCTTGACTCATCTCAACTACGATCTTCTACCTCAGGATTTACTGAAGGCCAAG GTTGTTTATGTTGCCCGAAATCCAAAGGATATCGTTTTGTCGTGGTTCGATTTCGCAGGAAAGAACCCCGCTTTGCCGTTGACCATGGACAAAGCCATTACGAAGATGATGAATGACG AAGTGCACTGGGGTCCTTGGCCGCAACATGTTCGTCAGTTCTGGGAGCTCAGGGACCATGAGAATGTAACGTTTGTTTTGTACGAGGATCTCAAGAAG GAACCGGCCAAACACATTCAGACAATTGCTTCAAGTATTGGCCGCCCCCTATCGGAGGAAGTTCTAGATCGTGTCGTGAAGTTCAGCCACATTGATGCACATAGAGAAACATTCAAGAAAATGGCGGAAAGTGGACAAGGAGGTCTTGTGAAAGGTTCAGGACCTGCTGGAACTTTCAAATTCATAAACAAAG